The following are from one region of the Odontesthes bonariensis isolate fOdoBon6 chromosome 12, fOdoBon6.hap1, whole genome shotgun sequence genome:
- the evx2 gene encoding homeobox even-skipped homolog protein 2, with protein MMERIRKEMILMERGLHSPVAGKRLADAPGNSVLEALENSQHGGRLSPRITSASLHGNLGDIPTKSKFEIDSLFGTHHSGDNTSSAEISSSESRKKMSLYSEVSQESDINSDVEVGCPAHRSPSQHKENNKGFSDSNSGSSNTSSSSLSNMNGMSGGSNNSNSDQVRRYRTAFTREQIGRLEKEFYRENYVSRPRRCELAAALNLPETTIKVWFQNRRMKDKRQRLAMSWPHPADPSFYTYMMTHAAATGSLPYPFHSHMPLHYYPHVGVTAAAAAAAATGAASSPFATSIRPLDTFRALSHPYSRPELLCSFRHPGLYQSPAGLNSSAAASAAAAAAAAAAAVSAPSAAGPCSCLSCHSSQAASALGSRSASADFTCTASAQRSESGFLPYSAAVLSKTSVPSPDQREETSLNR; from the exons ATGATGGAGAGGATAAGAAAAGAGATGATATTGATGGAGAGGGGTCTGCACAGTCCTGTCGCGGGGAAGAGGCTCGCAGACGCGCCAGGAAATTCAGTTCTGGAGGCCCTGGAGAACTCTCAGCACGGCGGACGGCTGAGCCCGAGAATAACTTCGGCTTCCCTCCATGGAAATCTTGGGGACATCCCGACGAAGAGCAAATTTGAAATCGACAGTCTTTTCGGCACACACCACAGCGGCGACAACACCTCGTCGGCGGAGATCTCTTCGTCGGAAAGTAGGAAGAAAATGAGCCTTTACTCCGAAGTTTCACAAGAATCTGACATTAACAGTGATGTGGAAGTGGGATGCCCTGCGCATCGCTCCCCGAGCCAgcacaaagaaaacaacaagg GGTTTTCAGACAGTAACTCTGGATCCTCCAACACGAGCTCGAGCTCTCTCTCGAACATGAACGGTATGTCGGGAGGCTCAAACAATTCCAACTCCGACCAAGTCAGAAGGTATCGGACTGCTTTCACCCGAGAACAAATCGGACGGCTggagaaggagttttacagagAAAACTACGTTTCGAGACCGAGGAGATGTGAATTAGCCGCAGCGCTAAATCTACCCGAAACTACAATTAAG GTGTGGTTCCAGAACAGGCGCATGAAGGATAAAAGGCAACGTTTGGCGATGTCCTGGCCCCATCCGGCAGACCCGAGCTTCTACACTTACATGATGACGCACGcggcagctacagggagcctaCCTTACCCTTTCCACTCGCACATGCCTCTACACTACTACCCGCACGTCGGTGTcacggcagcagcagcggcCGCCGCCGCCACCGGTGCTGCTTCGTCACCTTTCGCCACTTCCATCCGTCCCCTTGATACCTTCCGAGCACTCTCACACCCCTACTCGCGGCCAGAGCTCCTGTGCAGCTTCAGACACCCGGGACTGTACCAGTCACCAGCAGGCCTGAATAGTTCAGCGGCGGCATCAGCGGCGGCTGCGGCTGCtgcagcggcggcggcggtCAGCGCGCCGTCAGCCGCCGGGCCGTGCTCGTGCCTCAGCTGCCACAGTAGCCAGGCGGCGAGCGCGCTGGGCTCCAGGAGCGCCAGCGCTGACTTTACCTGTACAGCTTCCGCGCAAAGATCCGAGAGTGGATTTCTGCCGTATTCTGCCGCAGTTCTCAGCAAGACCTCAGTCCCATCACCAGACCAACGAGAGGAAACTTCACTTAACAGATAA